The genomic DNA tatgaaatgTACATGGACAAATAGTAATTTTGCATttgcattttcattttcaagaacaatGGTATCCTTGCATAATTGGATGCAGTATTTgggtgttctttttttttttttttttcctttttttgtacATGGGAACACGGGGATTTTATGTACAGAATGCACGATGATGGTTAGAATTAAGCTAAATTCATCTACAGAAAGTCCCATTGCCAATAAATCTTCTCTACAATCCCTCCGCCACTTCTAACAGCAAGGTGGAGTGTTTCCGAAGCAGGGGGAACCCCCCAAAGTAGTGGCACTGCAACTGTCATTGTGAGCTTTTCGTGCAAACCGCCCTTGCTCGCCTTCTCCGCAGCAACGACCTGAACATTGAAGGCTACATATCCCATGAGACCAGTTTTGAATGTCCATGAAAATATATGCCTCATAATTAAGCTAACTAAACCAATACAGAACTGGGCTTTGTTATACATCTAGAACAATCAAAATGGaacctaaaaataaatcaaaaagaCATGTGGACATTTCAGATACCTCCCCACCATGCTCCAAAACAGTATCTTCTACAACGTCACTTAGCATCTCAATGGAACGGCAAAACCCAAAGATACAGAGCCTTCTGCCCATGTCAAGTCCCTGGAATGGCCAGTTCCCTCATGCATTAGACAAAGGGCTTGCAAAATCCAGGACTCACTTATAAACAATAGTAGAATTGCTTACATTTGTTGCTGCAATATCAAATAGTGCACCTAGACAAAGGCCCTTCTGCTTTGGATCCAAATAATCACTCTCCTGAAAGCGTTGAAATTTTTGAGTTCTTGATCTCCTGTGCTTTTTCTGCATGTATAAAACATACACTTTTTAATAGGATatgtaaaaaaatcattcttcaGCTGATTGGATCCTGAATCCAACAATGAGCAAAAGAGGAAATAGGGATGCTCAAGATCTTATCTAGAGTCTATAAGATCATAGCTATCATGCTCACGGATTAATTTAGTATTCCAAAATATCAGAATAAA from Vitis riparia cultivar Riparia Gloire de Montpellier isolate 1030 chromosome 8, EGFV_Vit.rip_1.0, whole genome shotgun sequence includes the following:
- the LOC117919592 gene encoding uncharacterized protein LOC117919592 isoform X1; its protein translation is MAETAALCLSPFSSFSSISRSRDASSPLSSHSFSKFSITRHPPPSRYPRFSAKASADDPFGFFPWDNENDIQWVPEERVTLFTADGLIQIGGSLVPRHVPSSDKKHRRSRTQKFQRFQESDYLDPKQKGLCLGALFDIAATNGLDMGRRLCIFGFCRSIEMLSDVVEDTVLEHGGEVVAAEKASKGGLHEKLTMTVAVPLLWGVPPASETLHLAVRSGGGIVEKIYWQWDFL